The Ignicoccus islandicus DSM 13165 sequence GCTTGTATACTATCGCTAACTACACATATGGGAATAAACTAGAGTTAATAATATTGGTAATATTAACTTATTACCGATATATGGGTCAATATAGATTGTGTAAGGGGAGTCCCGTTGGGATATAATATCGAGGAATTCATACCAGTGCTCCCTTCTAGGGAGCTGATTTCGGAGTTTATTGAAGAGCTTTATAAGGAGAGCCGTGGAGACTGCGTAACGATACTGGATACTATTTCAAAGTTACTCGAAGGAGAACTCGAAGACTCATTACGCAATTTAAATAAGTATTTCGGAGACGGCGAAATTCACCCCGAAGCTGCTCTTAACATACTGATATTAAAGAGCTTCAAGGACTTCCTACGATTGTACAGCGATCTCATAAGAAGCGCTAAAGACGGTAACCTAGATCCGGAAACCAAATCTGAGGTCGTCAACGTTCTAGAGCCCCTAATCGCGGTGATAAGGCTAGCTGGTAGCTGGAACGCCATTGCTTCCAGAGAGGTTCGAGGAAATCTTCAACGGGAAATTAAAGAACCTTCCTAGAATTGGCGAATGAGAACTATCCTCAAAATATATAAACTGTTTTTTCCCGACACCCTTCGGAGCCGGGTCGTCTAGCGGCCAAGGATGCGGGGCTTTGGCCCCCGTGACCGGGGTTCGAATCCCCGCCCGGCTACCATCCTATCTCCCTCAATTACGTTTCTATACTCAACCATCACACCGTGTAAGTCAACCCTAAGGTATTCGCAAACCTTGAACGCATTGAACATTATCTCAAAAGAACTCCATTTCTAACTAGTAAGTTCTCTATATGGATTAGGTTTTCGGACTGAAGGGTTAATTCAATTAACATATTTTTCAAGCGATTTCAATTATCGATATTCAACTTTTAAGGCGAAAAAATTGGCAGTGGCAAAAACCTTTTCAACAATACTACATTCTGTGAATTGAATCTACCAAGGAATTCTTTTAAACGTTGAATAAGCTGGTGTTAAATGAGGAGTGGTGACGATGAGATCGGCCTTAATGGCCCTGTTCTTCGCGGCCGCCTTACTGGCTATGCCAATGATGGGTCCAATGCATGGCGGAATGAACGAAAACGCTAACACCATTGACCTCATGGCCGCCATAAACAACCTACCTAACGTTAGCCAACAGACCAAGGCTTGTCTCGCTTGCCACGTGCAATACACTCCCGGTATAGTCGCTGACTGGCTCAAGAGCAAAATGGCTCACGTTACCCCAGCTGAAGCTTGGAAGAAGCCAGCCATCAAGAGAGAAGTGAGCACTCCGCTCGATGAGATACCGCCGCAATACAGGAACGTAGTGGTTGGATGTTACGAGTGTCACACAATGAACGCTGACAAGCACCCCGACACCGTTGACCACTTCGGCTTCAAGATACACCCAATAGTAACCCCTAACGACTGTAAGACCTGCCACAAGGTAGAGGTTGAACAGTACAGCCAAAGCAGCAAAGCATGGGCCTACAAGAACTTAATGAAGAATCCGGTCTACAAGGGCCTAGTAGATGCTTCTACTACCTTCATGTGCATGGGTAAGAAGATAGGCGGTGAACAAACCAGCCAAGCTGCTAGCTGTCTGGAGTGCCACGGTACTGTAGTTAAAGTAAAGGGCTTCAAGCAAATAACTTACAAGGGCCTAGTTGTAACCGTACCGGACTACGAGGGTTGGCCTAACCACGGAGTCGGTAGGGTCAACCCGGATGGGAGCAGGGGAGCTTGTACTGCTTGCCACCCCAGGCACAGCTTCGACATAGCTGTAGCTAGGAGCCCCTACACTTGCGGTCAATGCCACCTAGACCCGGACGTACCTGCCTTCAACGTATGGAAGGAGAGCAAGCACGGCAACCTATGGATGGTGCATCACAAGCGCTACAACATGAAGGCTCCCGATTGGAAGCCTGGAGCTGACTTCCAAGCGCCCACGTGTGCAACTTGTCACATGAGCCAGTTAGTAGACCCGATAACTAAGCAAGTGATAGTACCTAGGACTCACAACGTTGACACTAGGCTATGGGTAAGGCTCTTCGGTCTAATTTACGCTCACCCAATGCCCAAGGTTGGAGACCACACCTTACTGAGCGTTGAGGCCGTCCCAGCTAGCACTGCCGAGGCTCTAGCCAAGCAAGGACTAACCATAGCGAAGGCGTTAGTTGGAGTAAAGCTACCAATGCCGATAAGCCTAGCGCCCGATGTAAAGACCGGCAAGTTCGTATACGCAAAGCTACCTAACGGCGAACCCGGCCTAATAAGCCCAGAGGAGCAAGCTAAGAGGAAGGAAACCATGAAGCTAATATGTACTCAATGCCACTCCAAGGATTACGTTGAGAACAAGTTCAAGCTACTAGACGAACAGATCAAGGAGAGCAACTTAGCGACCCTAAAGGCAACCGTGCTACTACTGAAGGCGTGGCAGAGCGGCCTAGCTCACGTGGACCTAAAGGACCCGAAGACCCTCTTCGACGAGTACATTGAGAGGCTGTGGATAGAGAGCTGGCTGTTCTACGGCAACAGCATTAGGTACGGTACTGCGATGAACGGCCAAGACTGGACCACCTTCAAGAGAGGCTGGTACCAGTTAACTAAGGACCTAGAGCAAATGCAAATGTTACTCGAGCTATACAATAAGGCGGCCGCTAAGTAAAAAGATTTTTTTAAGACACTTGCTCATACGCTCATATATCCCGTTACTTCTCCCCTACTTTCGGGAGGCCGGAATGAAACACCTCTTCTATAACACCGTAATTTTCGCGATGATCGTCCTAGGTTCGACGATCCTCTGCAGAGCTTTCGGCCTTCTCGGCTTCCTATGGACGTTCTTCGTAGCTTACAGCCTATACTTCCAACTTAGGAAGGACCTTTGCACCAATTGTCCCTTTTACGGCAAGCCTTGTTTCTCCGGCTGGGGCCTCCTAGCTAGCAAGTTGTTCGAAAGGAATTCCGGTAATTTCGAGAGGGGTAGGAAGCTAGCTGCCATCACTTGGGGTTCCTTCTTACTGCTCCCACCGACGATTTTAATATTGGTAGGGGATTTGTTCACCTTAATTCTATGGCTCCTCGCTAGCTTTTACGTATTTAGCGAATTTTACAACTTCCACAAGACGTGTCCGCTAAGGAGCAAGTGCGAAGGAAAGGGGTAAGCGTTAGTGAGTGTCCGTAATAGCTTATTAGAAGCGTACGTAGGTGAACCTAAAGGGGAGGTCGATTGTTCTGGGTAAAGCTTCACGAAATGGGAGTCTACAAAATGCTGACAGTGGTGGACGAAGAGTTAATGGGCGTTGAAGTGAGGGAGGGTGAGGCAGTTTTAAAAGTAGAGGAGAGCTTCTTCAAAGGCCACTTAACTGACGAGGAAGGCGTAGAGGGTCTCTTATGGAGGGCTTCAATCGTTTACTTCATTGGCGAAAGGGCAGTTGAGCTAGGCCTCAAGAACGGGTTAGTTCACCCTGAAGCGATAAAGAGAATAGGCTCCATACCTCACGCCCAATCGTTCTCGTTAGAAATATGAGGTGCCGAAGGCCGCTATAGCCCACCTTCTGTACTTCGGCGGCATTTGGCTAAGCGGTCCCCGGGTCCCCCTTCCGCGGCGAGGCATCGGGGGACCCCCTTGCTCCCCGGAGGACGGCCGTTTCAGCCCCGCTAGGCCTTCATGGATCCGGATATCCTTCCCGTCGCCGGGAAGGAGTTCTCCATCCTCTCTCTGGCCCGGGGGTCTCGTTTCTGTGCCGGAGCCCGGGCTCTCAACCCGGTCCCTCGCGGGACTCCGGTGCCGCGGGGAGGGTGGAGCTTCCTCAGGGCCTTCGCGGCCCCGTGGCCGCCAGCGGCCTTCGGCCAGTAAACTTTAGGAACGTGAGGGAAATTAATTTGGAGGCTCGCTCACGTTAGCACAAGTCATCCCTCTCGCGAGGTCTCTGACACACCGCCCCGCTCATTGCGCCTCTTCCATTCCTCTATCATCTCCTTCACTTCCTTTAAGGCGTCTTCGTATTCTAACTGAAACTCTTCCGCAGGCTTAGGGAGCTTGGCAGTAAGGGCTACGAATCCCAGAGCTAAACCAAAAGCTATCCAAGGCAACGATATTAGCGTTACCAAAACCTTCAAGCCCGTTCCGAATAGTAAGTAAGATACTAACGAGCCTATGGCTAGCATTGAATACAATAAAGAGATTAGCCCTATTGCAATTAACTTAGCCGATCTCCTGTAGGGCCTCTCTATCAAGTCTAGCTCCATCAATACAACGGGCCCAACTTAATATTACCTTTAAGTCTACGAAGGCAGGCGAACGGATCTTGATGACCGTTGACGGGTACGTGAAGCTGAGGACTAACTCGAAGTTCAGGTTTAAGTGTACTAGGAAGGCGAACTGCTGTAGAGGCGGACCCAACGTATCGCTAACGGTTTTCGACGTAATAAGGATAGCCAAGTACTTAGGCAAGCACTGGAGCGAAATAATACCGACATACGTGAAGGTGATAATAGCCGACGTCGTTCCCTTCTTAGCCTTAAGGGGAATAAGGAACGAGTGCGTATTCCTAAGGAAGGGGGAGAACGGTTACGAATGCGAAATATATCCCGTTAGACCCATGAGGTGCAGGCTATACCCATTGATTCCCTCTGCCCCAGGTTCCGATGTGGTCTACTTAGATCCCAAGTGTCCGGGAGTGGGCAGCGGCCCGGAGAGGGAGGTCCCTAAGGAGACCTTAGAAAAGTACTACGAGGAGGTGAGGATACATTATAAACTAATAATGGAAAAAATCTTGGAGAAAGGGTTGGAACCAAGGGAGGCGTTAGAAGAGGTATTGGACGAGCTCTGGGAAGAAGTGAAGGTAGAAGCTCCAGAGGGATTGCCTCCCTAGATCCCTAAAGCGTTCTTAAAGATAATTCTAAGCTTCTCCCCATCTATTATTGCGTACCAGCCTTCCTCTAGGCTACCCGAATTAATTACGATCGTTCTCCCCAATTTGTCCCATCCCCTAGCTTCGTGTACGTGACCGCAGTGAACGACCAGAGGTTCCTTCTCCTCTACGAGTTTCCTAACGCTATTTGACCCGATGTGGTTACCGGTCCAAGCCAGATCTACTACGCCCTTGGGCGGGTAATGCGTTAGGAGCACATCGAACTCCTCTCCAATTAGCTTCTTCAGTGAAGTTCTAGGGTCTTGACCTGAGACGCCAGCGAACTTAAGTCCTCTGAACGTTACTACCTTGTTCTCAACGCTCATGCCAGTGTCTTCCAAGTAATCAGCTATCTGGGGATCGTCCGAGTTGCCGGTTACTGCCAATACCTTAGCCTTAGCCTTGCTCAATTTCTCAGCTGTACTTAAGCATTCGAAGTCTCCGGTTGCTACTACTAAATCGTACTCTTCATCCTCCAGTACTTTCTCTAAGAGTTCATCGTAACAGTGCACGTCGCTTACGTGTAATACCTTCAAGAGTCACCTCCCATGTTGCCCTGCTATCGAAGTAAAAGTTTCTTAGGTAATGCGTGACGGTTCTCTAAGGTGCTGTACCTTAAGAGGCGGTTGGGACTTCAATCAAAAGCCCCTCCTAGTTTTCTGGGAGACAACTAAGGCTTGCAAGCTAGTTTGCAAGCACTGTAGGGCTGAGGCAATAGAGAAACCTTTGCCGGACGAGCTAACCACCGAGGAAGGCAAGAGGTTCATAGATCAAATAACTGAGTTCGGTAGCCCATACCCGCACTTGATAATGACTGGCGGAGACGTCCTCATGAGGAAGGATTTCTGGGAGCTAGCTCAATACAGTATATCCAAGGGAATTAGAACTCTAGTTGCGCCTAGCGTAACGCCGTTATTGACAGAAGAGAAAATCAAGAGGATGAAGGAAATTGGAATAATTGGTATGAGTTTGAGCTTGGATGGAGCTAGACCGGAAGTTCACGACGAAATTAGGGGAATACCGGGAATATTCAATAGAACCGTTGAGGTAATGAAGTTCGTTAAGAGTATTGGTATGTTCTTGCAAATAAATACTGTTGTTATGAAGCCTACCATCAACGACTTGCCCGACGTTTTCAAGCTAATATACGACGTCGGAGTGGACGCTTGGGAAGTGTTCTTCCTAATACCGACCGGAAGGGCCGGAGAGGAATTAGATTTAACGCCGGAAGAGTATTGGGACGTAGTTAACTTCCTTTACGACGCATCAAAGTACGGAAAGGTAACTATAAGGACGACTGAAGCGCCGTTCTACAGAGTGGTCTACCGTCTCAGGGTGGTAATGGACGAAATGGGGAAAGACGTGAGCGAAATCGGGGTTGGCGAGTTGTACTATAAATTGAGAAGCAGGTTAGAAGAGGTCATGGGTCCGATCCCCAAGGAGCCTCCTAAGCAAAAGAGGGCGCCTTCCGCATACACTAGGGACGGCTACGGAATAATTTTCGTTGCTTACAACGGCGACGTCTATCCTTCCGGGTTCCTACCCTACAAGGTGGGCAACGTTAGGGAAAGGAGCTTGAAAGACATATACCTCAATAGTGACGCACTGAAGAGAATAAGGGATTGGAGGAACTTCAAGTCTCCTTGCGGAACTTGCGAGTTCGGTTTCATGTGCGGTGGAAGTAGGGCTAGAGCCTACGCGTACCAGAAGGATCCATTCGGTAGCGATCCGGCGTGTCTATACCCGAAAATAAGGGAGAAGTTGAACTCAATCATAGAAACGGCGTTGCAATTCAGCTCCAAATGAGATAGTAAATTAAGACCGCTGGCCCGAGGGCGAAGATCGTATAGAACAAGCCTAACTTCACGAACCTTCTAAATGGAACTCTGTACCCAGCTTCCGCCAGTAATTGAACTGCCGCTACGTTAGTAGACGTGCCAAAGTAGGTCACGTTTCCTCCAAGGGTCGCTCCTAAGAGGAGCGCAAGTAATAGCTTGAACCAGTATATGTGACAGTGATCGCTCAAGCTCTCGATTACCGGGAACATTGCTAATAGGTAAGGAACGTTATCCATCACGCTCGAAATTATTACCGATACGATTATTATGGATGAGGTTATAACGAAGTAATCGCAACCCAAGCACTCCTTAAGGACGTTTGCGACTACCTTCATCACTCCGCTGTCTTCGAGCGCGCCCACTAGAACGAACAG is a genomic window containing:
- a CDS encoding multiheme c-type cytochrome, with the translated sequence MRSALMALFFAAALLAMPMMGPMHGGMNENANTIDLMAAINNLPNVSQQTKACLACHVQYTPGIVADWLKSKMAHVTPAEAWKKPAIKREVSTPLDEIPPQYRNVVVGCYECHTMNADKHPDTVDHFGFKIHPIVTPNDCKTCHKVEVEQYSQSSKAWAYKNLMKNPVYKGLVDASTTFMCMGKKIGGEQTSQAASCLECHGTVVKVKGFKQITYKGLVVTVPDYEGWPNHGVGRVNPDGSRGACTACHPRHSFDIAVARSPYTCGQCHLDPDVPAFNVWKESKHGNLWMVHHKRYNMKAPDWKPGADFQAPTCATCHMSQLVDPITKQVIVPRTHNVDTRLWVRLFGLIYAHPMPKVGDHTLLSVEAVPASTAEALAKQGLTIAKALVGVKLPMPISLAPDVKTGKFVYAKLPNGEPGLISPEEQAKRKETMKLICTQCHSKDYVENKFKLLDEQIKESNLATLKATVLLLKAWQSGLAHVDLKDPKTLFDEYIERLWIESWLFYGNSIRYGTAMNGQDWTTFKRGWYQLTKDLEQMQMLLELYNKAAAK
- a CDS encoding TIGR04053 family radical SAM/SPASM domain-containing protein, translating into MRDGSLRCCTLRGGWDFNQKPLLVFWETTKACKLVCKHCRAEAIEKPLPDELTTEEGKRFIDQITEFGSPYPHLIMTGGDVLMRKDFWELAQYSISKGIRTLVAPSVTPLLTEEKIKRMKEIGIIGMSLSLDGARPEVHDEIRGIPGIFNRTVEVMKFVKSIGMFLQINTVVMKPTINDLPDVFKLIYDVGVDAWEVFFLIPTGRAGEELDLTPEEYWDVVNFLYDASKYGKVTIRTTEAPFYRVVYRLRVVMDEMGKDVSEIGVGELYYKLRSRLEEVMGPIPKEPPKQKRAPSAYTRDGYGIIFVAYNGDVYPSGFLPYKVGNVRERSLKDIYLNSDALKRIRDWRNFKSPCGTCEFGFMCGGSRARAYAYQKDPFGSDPACLYPKIREKLNSIIETALQFSSK
- a CDS encoding DUF424 domain-containing protein is translated as MFWVKLHEMGVYKMLTVVDEELMGVEVREGEAVLKVEESFFKGHLTDEEGVEGLLWRASIVYFIGERAVELGLKNGLVHPEAIKRIGSIPHAQSFSLEI
- a CDS encoding YkgJ family cysteine cluster protein, producing the protein MTVDGYVKLRTNSKFRFKCTRKANCCRGGPNVSLTVFDVIRIAKYLGKHWSEIIPTYVKVIIADVVPFLALRGIRNECVFLRKGENGYECEIYPVRPMRCRLYPLIPSAPGSDVVYLDPKCPGVGSGPEREVPKETLEKYYEEVRIHYKLIMEKILEKGLEPREALEEVLDELWEEVKVEAPEGLPP
- a CDS encoding metallophosphoesterase family protein, with product MKVLHVSDVHCYDELLEKVLEDEEYDLVVATGDFECLSTAEKLSKAKAKVLAVTGNSDDPQIADYLEDTGMSVENKVVTFRGLKFAGVSGQDPRTSLKKLIGEEFDVLLTHYPPKGVVDLAWTGNHIGSNSVRKLVEEKEPLVVHCGHVHEARGWDKLGRTIVINSGSLEEGWYAIIDGEKLRIIFKNALGI